In a single window of the Alphaproteobacteria bacterium genome:
- a CDS encoding EAL domain-containing protein: protein MTVVAFDVSRRHILEEQERLLSGILDSISDGVVTVNTKGQIESINRAGLELFGFSGDQIVDRNIETLIPELGIVRMASLKKTEAVGRRKDGSNFDVRLMMTSFKQGGEQKYFATIVDTSSGQGSKTDIRESEERYALAALGANDGLWDWNLDDGTIYLSPRWRSMLGLEENDLKNSPEEWLSRIHPDDVVAFCEGFDAHLDGTSSQFEHEFRMRHANGEYRWMQARGLAVRQADGKVYRMAGSQSDITDRKLAEERLMHGALHDPLTSLPNRALMLDRLGQALSRMERNDDLNFALAILDIDRFMLVNESLGHVVGDELLVSLSRRMEAEIGTGNTLARLGGDEFAILMENPDTLVDIKGYVKRLQEVIAKPFELLGKDVYVSASFGIVPGDSSYTRASDMLRDADLAMYRAKKEGKTGFEVFEESRHRREFDQLQVETSLRQGLEEGWIHVYYQPIVDLKTRKIKGFEALSRLIHPTHGVIPPAEFIGVAEETGLIVPLGEQMLLMACAQTVEWQQQFGISDALDISVNLSARHLAEDNIVELLGDVLEKTKIPPASLKVEITESLIMSNPELAAQTLDRIKKLGITLSLDDFGTGYSSLSYLRRFPIDTLKMDRSFVAPIDTDKRDLELVRMIILLAHTLGMDVVGEGIETESHLDLLRDLDCEYGQGYFFSRPLPAADVAALLRQQTDL from the coding sequence GTGACAGTCGTGGCCTTCGATGTTTCCCGCCGTCATATTCTGGAAGAACAGGAACGCCTGTTGAGCGGGATACTCGACTCTATTTCCGATGGCGTCGTTACGGTCAATACCAAGGGGCAAATCGAAAGTATCAATCGGGCGGGCCTCGAACTATTCGGATTTTCCGGCGACCAGATCGTCGACCGGAACATCGAAACGCTGATTCCGGAACTCGGGATTGTCCGGATGGCGTCGCTGAAAAAGACCGAAGCAGTCGGCCGACGTAAGGATGGCAGCAATTTTGATGTCCGGCTGATGATGACCTCCTTCAAACAGGGTGGCGAACAGAAATATTTTGCGACGATCGTCGATACTTCATCCGGGCAGGGCTCGAAAACCGACATCCGGGAAAGCGAGGAACGTTACGCCCTGGCGGCGCTCGGCGCGAATGACGGCTTGTGGGACTGGAATCTGGATGATGGAACGATCTACCTGTCGCCCCGCTGGCGCTCGATGCTCGGACTTGAGGAAAACGACTTGAAAAACAGTCCGGAAGAATGGCTGAGCCGTATTCATCCCGACGATGTCGTGGCGTTCTGCGAAGGTTTCGACGCCCATCTTGACGGTACGAGCAGCCAGTTCGAGCACGAGTTTCGTATGCGCCATGCAAATGGCGAATATCGCTGGATGCAGGCGCGGGGGCTTGCCGTGCGACAGGCGGACGGCAAGGTATACAGGATGGCCGGCTCTCAGTCGGACATTACCGACCGCAAGCTTGCCGAAGAGCGTTTGATGCACGGGGCATTGCATGACCCGTTGACCAGTCTGCCGAACCGCGCCCTGATGCTGGACCGGCTGGGCCAGGCCCTGTCGCGAATGGAACGCAATGACGACCTGAATTTCGCGCTTGCGATCCTGGATATCGACCGGTTCATGCTTGTGAATGAAAGCCTCGGCCATGTCGTGGGCGACGAATTGCTGGTGTCCCTGTCGCGGCGCATGGAGGCTGAAATCGGCACCGGTAATACGCTTGCGCGGCTGGGTGGCGATGAGTTCGCGATCCTGATGGAAAATCCCGATACGCTCGTGGACATCAAGGGCTATGTCAAACGGCTGCAGGAAGTCATTGCCAAGCCGTTCGAACTTCTCGGCAAGGACGTATATGTTTCGGCCAGCTTCGGCATCGTACCCGGCGACTCCAGTTACACGCGCGCCAGCGACATGCTGCGCGATGCCGATCTGGCGATGTACCGGGCCAAGAAGGAGGGCAAGACCGGGTTCGAGGTATTCGAGGAGTCTCGCCACCGCCGCGAATTCGACCAGTTGCAGGTCGAAACCAGCCTTCGTCAGGGGCTGGAGGAAGGCTGGATACATGTGTACTACCAGCCGATCGTCGACTTGAAGACACGAAAGATCAAGGGATTTGAAGCGCTCAGCCGACTGATCCACCCGACCCACGGCGTCATTCCGCCGGCGGAGTTCATTGGCGTGGCCGAAGAAACCGGCCTGATCGTACCCTTGGGCGAACAGATGCTCCTGATGGCCTGCGCGCAGACCGTGGAATGGCAGCAGCAATTCGGCATTTCCGACGCCCTTGATATCAGCGTCAACCTTTCGGCGCGGCATCTGGCCGAGGATAATATCGTCGAGTTGCTGGGCGACGTCCTGGAAAAGACCAAAATACCGCCGGCCAGTCTCAAGGTTGAAATCACCGAATCCCTGATCATGTCGAATCCGGAACTGGCCGCGCAGACCCTCGACAGAATCAAGAAGCTCGGCATCACGCTGTCGCTCGACGATTTCGGGACGGGTTACTCCTCGCTCAGCTATTTGCGCCGGTTCCCGATCGATACGCTGAAGATGGACCGTTCCTTTGTCGCGCCCATCGATACGGACAAGCGCGACCTGGAACTGGTGCGCATGATCATTCTGCTGGCGCATACGCTGGGCATGGACGTCGTCGGCGAAGGCATCGAAACCGAAAGCCATCTCGACCTGTTGCGCGATCTCGATTGCGAATACGGCCAGGGCTATTTCTTCTCCCGGCCATTGCCGGCGGCCGACGTCGCTGCGCTGCTTCGACAGCAAACCGACCTATAG
- a CDS encoding class I SAM-dependent methyltransferase, whose amino-acid sequence MKECSKSIMRRLAEPNFINRYFRGDGIDIGGGPDPLALYVELFPLMRGVRVWDLKDGDGQALEGVADAQYDFVHSSHCLEHLRDPEEGLRNWMRVLKPGGHLIGTVPDEDLYEQGQFPSTFNSDHKWTFTIHKTESWSNRSRNLFELIASLGAQADVQKVQLLNSTYRYGLPRFDQTLTPIAESGIEFVIRKRTEEEIAFGGRRPIPGTVPDGAFYVLTGIRPPTRG is encoded by the coding sequence ATGAAGGAATGCAGCAAATCGATCATGCGGCGGCTGGCCGAACCCAATTTCATCAACCGGTATTTCCGGGGTGACGGTATAGATATCGGCGGCGGGCCGGACCCTCTGGCCTTGTATGTCGAACTGTTTCCGTTGATGCGCGGCGTGCGCGTGTGGGACCTGAAGGACGGCGACGGCCAGGCGCTGGAAGGGGTGGCCGATGCGCAATATGATTTTGTACATTCAAGTCATTGTCTGGAACATCTGCGCGATCCCGAAGAAGGGTTGCGCAACTGGATGCGGGTGCTGAAGCCGGGCGGGCATCTGATCGGCACGGTACCGGATGAAGACCTGTATGAGCAGGGCCAGTTTCCCAGTACCTTCAATAGCGACCATAAATGGACGTTTACCATCCACAAGACCGAATCCTGGAGCAACCGGTCGCGGAACCTGTTCGAACTGATTGCCTCGCTGGGCGCACAAGCGGATGTCCAGAAGGTACAATTGCTCAATTCGACCTATCGCTACGGACTGCCCCGGTTTGATCAGACGCTGACGCCCATTGCCGAATCCGGCATAGAGTTCGTGATCCGCAAACGGACCGAGGAAGAGATTGCCTTCGGCGGCCGCAGACCGATCCCGGGGACGGTGCCGGATGGCGCCTTTTACGTCCTGACTGGCATTCGCCCGCCAACGCGCGGCTGA
- a CDS encoding tetratricopeptide repeat protein, whose translation MTEFDRALAEHRAGRLEAAAAGYRRILDRNPEHPDACHLLGLTLHQRGENALAAELIKQALRLNPGVANYHNSLGLALRGLGEQEGALRAFERAIAIDPDDADAQNNYGLTLGDRRCYAEAVGPLRRALAIRPDYPAAQNNLGRILVWLGEYDEAIRLLRAACATEGANPNYWNSLGVALRESGDPEAALTAFEKALARDPSLIDAHVNRAHIWLAAGDFARGWREHEWRLRHPRFRQRMADRYWTGGDIDGRTILIWVEQGFGDAIQFIRYAPQVAARGARVIVECPDSLSALFSGVDGVSATVRPGDAVAYDVHAPLMSLPLLLAEEPEAMPYLRAPSVSKSVDRAVRRIGLVWAGNPDHANDRNRSHPLAAFAPLVPAAGSDTEFFALQMGVAADDDPPDGMILRWPDRPFRNFSETAAAVAALDLVISVDTSVAHLAGAMGRDVWVVLPPNPDWRWGGAGDTSPWYGNMRLLRQEWGESRDALFRRLAEALGNWRTPDQIQVHTANGEG comes from the coding sequence GTGACGGAATTCGACCGGGCGCTTGCGGAACACCGCGCCGGGCGGCTGGAGGCGGCGGCGGCCGGATACCGGCGTATCCTCGACCGAAATCCCGAACATCCCGACGCCTGCCACCTGCTGGGCCTTACCCTGCATCAGCGAGGCGAAAACGCGCTGGCGGCGGAATTGATAAAACAGGCATTGCGGCTGAACCCCGGAGTTGCGAATTACCACAACAGTCTGGGATTGGCGTTGCGCGGCCTTGGCGAACAGGAGGGTGCGTTGCGCGCGTTTGAGCGCGCCATCGCAATCGACCCCGACGACGCCGACGCACAGAATAATTACGGTCTGACACTGGGCGACAGGCGTTGCTACGCGGAAGCGGTCGGACCGTTGCGTCGGGCCCTGGCGATCAGGCCCGACTATCCTGCCGCGCAAAACAACCTGGGCCGTATCCTGGTGTGGCTGGGTGAATATGACGAGGCGATCAGGCTGCTCAGGGCCGCCTGCGCCACGGAAGGCGCCAACCCGAACTACTGGAACAGCCTGGGCGTGGCGCTGCGCGAATCCGGCGATCCGGAAGCCGCACTAACGGCGTTCGAAAAGGCGCTGGCGCGCGATCCTTCGCTGATCGACGCACATGTCAATCGCGCCCATATCTGGCTGGCCGCCGGTGATTTTGCGCGTGGCTGGCGCGAACATGAATGGCGCCTGCGGCATCCGCGATTCAGACAGCGCATGGCGGACCGTTACTGGACCGGCGGCGATATCGACGGCCGGACAATCCTGATTTGGGTCGAGCAGGGATTTGGCGATGCCATTCAGTTCATCCGCTACGCGCCGCAGGTGGCTGCGCGGGGCGCGCGGGTCATAGTCGAATGTCCGGACTCCCTGTCCGCGCTGTTTTCCGGCGTTGACGGCGTTTCGGCAACGGTTCGACCGGGCGACGCGGTAGCGTATGACGTTCACGCGCCGCTGATGAGCCTGCCGCTGTTGCTGGCGGAAGAACCGGAAGCAATGCCGTATCTCCGGGCGCCGTCGGTTTCGAAATCGGTCGACAGGGCCGTCCGCCGCATCGGCCTTGTCTGGGCGGGGAACCCCGATCACGCCAACGACCGGAACCGCAGCCATCCGCTGGCGGCCTTTGCGCCGCTGGTTCCGGCGGCCGGTTCGGATACGGAGTTCTTCGCCCTGCAGATGGGGGTCGCCGCGGATGACGACCCGCCGGACGGGATGATACTGCGGTGGCCGGACCGACCGTTCCGCAATTTCTCGGAAACGGCGGCGGCGGTTGCGGCGCTGGATCTGGTGATAAGTGTCGATACCTCCGTTGCACACCTGGCCGGCGCAATGGGGCGCGATGTATGGGTGGTCCTGCCGCCGAACCCGGACTGGCGCTGGGGTGGCGCGGGCGATACATCGCCATGGTATGGGAATATGCGCCTGTTGCGGCAGGAATGGGGCGAATCCCGTGATGCATTGTTCAGGCGGCTGGCGGAAGCGCTTGGAAATTGGCGGACTCCGGACCAAATTCAGGTGCACACGGCAAATGGGGAGGGGTAG
- the ald gene encoding alanine dehydrogenase, whose amino-acid sequence MRVGVPKEIKKQEARVGLVPGSVREFVHHGHDVIVETQAGSGIGFSDEIYRAAGATVVDTAAEVFATVDMLVKVKEPQPEEIAMLRDGQVLFTYLHLAADKALTEGMLNSGCIGIAYETVTNRHGHLPLLAPMSEVAGRMSIQVGAHNLERRQGGGGILLGGVPGVAAAKVLIIGGGVSGINAARMAMGMEAKVTVLDKSLERLAELDMRFGGQLNTQYSTVDAIESHVMDADLVIGAVLVPGAAAPKLVTEDMVRAMRPGSVMVDIAIDQGGCFATSRPTSHDAPTFLVHDVVHYCVTNMPGAVARTSTFALNNATLPFALEIAERGYRDAMRRDPHLRNGLNIHRGAVTYEAVARDLGLKYVAAETALG is encoded by the coding sequence ATGCGCGTCGGCGTTCCGAAGGAAATCAAGAAGCAGGAAGCCCGGGTCGGGCTGGTGCCGGGCAGCGTCCGGGAATTCGTTCATCACGGGCATGACGTTATCGTGGAAACACAGGCTGGAAGCGGCATCGGTTTCAGCGATGAAATCTATCGGGCGGCCGGGGCTACGGTGGTGGATACGGCGGCGGAAGTGTTCGCGACCGTTGACATGCTGGTCAAGGTCAAGGAACCGCAGCCCGAAGAAATCGCCATGCTGCGGGACGGACAGGTGCTGTTCACCTACCTGCATCTTGCGGCGGACAAGGCTTTGACAGAAGGCATGTTGAATTCCGGCTGTATCGGCATCGCCTACGAAACGGTGACGAACCGGCATGGTCACCTGCCGTTGCTCGCGCCGATGAGCGAAGTCGCGGGCCGCATGTCGATCCAGGTGGGCGCCCATAATCTGGAGCGCCGGCAGGGCGGGGGCGGGATCCTGCTGGGCGGCGTGCCCGGTGTCGCGGCGGCCAAGGTACTGATTATCGGCGGCGGCGTATCCGGCATCAATGCCGCGCGCATGGCAATGGGCATGGAAGCGAAGGTCACGGTGCTGGACAAGTCGCTGGAACGGCTGGCGGAACTCGACATGCGCTTCGGCGGGCAGCTCAACACGCAGTATTCAACCGTGGACGCCATTGAATCCCATGTGATGGATGCGGACCTGGTTATCGGGGCGGTCCTTGTACCGGGCGCGGCGGCGCCGAAACTGGTGACCGAGGACATGGTGCGCGCTATGCGGCCCGGCTCGGTGATGGTCGATATCGCCATCGACCAGGGCGGCTGTTTCGCGACGTCGCGCCCGACGTCGCATGACGCGCCCACCTTTCTGGTGCATGACGTGGTGCATTACTGCGTCACCAACATGCCCGGTGCGGTGGCGCGTACCTCGACCTTTGCGCTCAATAACGCAACCCTGCCCTTTGCCCTGGAAATCGCGGAACGGGGATACCGGGACGCGATGCGGCGCGATCCCCATCTGCGCAACGGGTTGAACATTCACCGCGGGGCGGTCACCTATGAGGCTGTCGCCCGTGACCTTGGCCTGAAATATGTCGCTGCGGAGACGGCGCTGGGTTAA
- a CDS encoding putative quinol monooxygenase, with protein sequence MSRVALVPKFEIKPGRMDEFMAIILEQAKNSLEKEPGCLHFDVLRRDEEPGKVLLYEIYTDAAAVKAHREYPHYLEFRKAIADLIVGSVVELWTLENE encoded by the coding sequence ATGAGCAGGGTAGCACTGGTTCCGAAATTTGAAATCAAGCCGGGCAGGATGGATGAATTCATGGCGATCATCCTGGAGCAGGCCAAAAACAGCCTGGAAAAAGAGCCGGGATGCCTGCATTTTGACGTGCTGCGCCGGGACGAGGAGCCCGGAAAGGTCCTGCTGTATGAAATCTACACGGATGCGGCGGCGGTGAAGGCGCACCGGGAGTACCCGCATTACCTTGAATTTCGCAAGGCGATTGCCGATCTGATTGTCGGTAGCGTCGTGGAGCTCTGGACCCTTGAAAACGAGTAG
- a CDS encoding nitroreductase, producing MNTIEALMTRTSIPPKLLTEPGPDDAQLHEFLAAGMRAPDHGAIQPWRFHIVRGSARARLGELFVQALLARDPAAPADAVEKERLRPSYAPVAIVICAKISDANPNVPPVEQIVATGAATQNILNAAHAGGFGAFLATGKNARDPIVKRAFNLGDRDEIIGFLYIGTPRTPQSVKPRPDPMVFTSEWTGLPAAAE from the coding sequence ATGAACACAATTGAAGCGCTGATGACCCGGACATCCATTCCGCCCAAACTGCTGACGGAGCCCGGACCGGATGATGCGCAACTGCACGAATTCCTCGCTGCGGGCATGCGGGCGCCGGATCATGGCGCGATCCAGCCCTGGCGCTTCCACATCGTTCGCGGGTCGGCACGGGCGCGTCTCGGGGAACTTTTCGTCCAGGCGTTACTGGCGCGCGACCCCGCCGCACCGGCGGATGCGGTGGAAAAGGAACGCCTGAGGCCGAGTTACGCGCCGGTCGCCATCGTGATCTGCGCCAAAATTTCCGATGCGAACCCCAATGTGCCTCCAGTCGAACAGATAGTCGCGACTGGCGCCGCCACGCAGAATATCCTGAATGCCGCCCATGCCGGCGGATTCGGCGCGTTCCTCGCGACCGGCAAAAACGCCCGGGATCCGATCGTCAAGCGCGCCTTCAATCTGGGCGACCGGGACGAAATCATAGGATTCCTGTATATCGGCACGCCGCGCACGCCGCAAAGTGTGAAACCGCGCCCGGATCCGATGGTATTCACCTCCGAGTGGACAGGGTTACCCGCGGCAGCCGAATAG
- a CDS encoding rhomboid family intramembrane serine protease: protein MARSALPTLKGPVFMTPGGHTLQPPVFNPKAPILNTAPVVRWLVASCVLVQVLMVALPDMLLYEMIDRFAFLSARYTFPGVWRLDPLAYVAAPITYMFLHGGLTHLLINMAMLLAFGTVVARRMTALSFVLLYAVCGVAGAAFWLYMHPASTDPLLGASGAISGMVGAVGRISLNRSDTYDMPFRNRGTALAFVVVWLVLNFVFGIIGGAVFGIDAEIAWEAHLGGFVAGFALITLFARPTHANWRT from the coding sequence GTGGCAAGGTCCGCCTTGCCCACCCTGAAGGGCCCGGTTTTCATGACGCCTGGAGGGCACACGCTGCAACCACCTGTATTCAATCCGAAGGCGCCGATTCTGAATACGGCCCCGGTGGTTCGCTGGCTCGTCGCATCCTGTGTTCTCGTGCAGGTATTGATGGTCGCCCTGCCCGACATGCTGCTTTATGAGATGATCGACCGGTTCGCCTTTCTGTCCGCGCGTTACACCTTTCCCGGCGTCTGGCGGCTTGACCCGCTTGCCTATGTCGCAGCGCCGATAACCTATATGTTCCTGCATGGCGGCCTGACGCATCTGCTTATAAACATGGCCATGCTGCTGGCATTCGGCACCGTTGTTGCGCGCCGCATGACCGCACTGTCATTCGTGCTGCTGTATGCCGTTTGCGGCGTCGCCGGGGCGGCATTCTGGCTGTACATGCATCCGGCCTCGACGGACCCGCTGCTCGGCGCGTCAGGGGCCATTTCCGGAATGGTCGGCGCCGTCGGCCGGATCAGCCTGAACCGGTCCGACACGTATGACATGCCTTTCCGCAACCGGGGTACGGCGCTTGCCTTCGTGGTTGTGTGGCTGGTCCTGAATTTTGTCTTTGGAATCATTGGCGGCGCTGTTTTCGGAATCGACGCGGAAATCGCCTGGGAGGCCCATCTCGGCGGCTTTGTCGCCGGATTTGCGCTCATTACACTGTTTGCCAGACCAACACATGCGAATTGGCGCACCTGA